From the genome of Platichthys flesus chromosome 10, fPlaFle2.1, whole genome shotgun sequence:
TGGGTCACCTCGTTCAGAAAAGCCTCCATGGTGCCCACTTGCCGCTGGTTGACCACAAACCTCCGTCCGCTGTAGAAGGGGTCACCATTCCTGTACACCACCACGTTCTTCACCGGAGGCAGGAGGGCGGTGGTGGCTGCAGTGCTACCAGCCATCTCTGAGCCagctgtgagacacacacacacacacacacacacacacacacacacagttcaaaaAGGCTTTTTAGAATTTTTGAATCCACGCACACAATTCTCAAGTCGTTTCCAAAGTGCCATTCACAGACAATTTTCCACACAACAGACTAACTCACACTCTCACCTTTTGGGTCAAACTTGTGCAGAACAACTCATCAATacaaacacatgatctctgATCCGTACAGACGCAGCTCAGTCAGTCACCAGTCGGTGAGGTGGAAGAAGAAGCAGGGAGATCGCAGGATTGAAGGCAAAGGTGGAAATCTGTcccctcctgttgttgtggtgtGTCTGGACTCCCCCTCACCACGTTCTGCTCGTCGCTGTTCCCTCtaacacactctcactcactacTCCACTGATGGCGGTGAGTATTTCCTGGTTGCCATGGCAGCGTGGCCAGCAATGACTGGCTTTGCGGGTCAAACCATCGGCAGCAACCACAACAAAAGACACAGATAGAGGAGGGGAGAATGGGTGGGTGGCGGCGTTGTTAGCTCACTTCAATAGAAATATATCATGGACACAGACAAGAGCAGGAACTAGAAGGTGACAGagtcattacatttattttgaaaaatcctCACAAGTCTTTTTAACTACAACAATCAAAACAAGGCTTCTTTTGGAGGAAAGGGCATCTTGGGATATATTTTTAACCTTAAATGATACTTTTTAACCTTTAAGACACTAACAGCATATGACAACAGCAGTTTAATAGGAGCCTCTGGTGTGAATGAGCGCCCTGTGATGAGTGAGGCGCTCATTCATCGGAGTCCACCGTCTACATGGGAAATTTGAGCTTCTGTGAGATTAAACACAAACTTGTTTAGAGCCACGGATCCTCCCATGAGCTCCTTTCAATAGAGCTTCTTCCTCCACAATAGTTAACTACCTTGGCCTCTTGCAACTCATGCTACAAGGACAATATAAGTTAAACTTGTGCACTGACAACTGAAAAATATCACCAAAGagaaaactgtttcagaaaaataacttttttttatttttttatttacacaaacaacaaacacatttaatcaaacacatgaccaacttttttataaataatttctttaaataattgtaaaaaCAGTTTAAACTGCTGATATCACAGTGACTTCTGGTGATGGACAGGTGTCCGGCTTATAGTCCCATATTATTAACTTCATACAGATGACTTGTGCTGTCAGGATATGGTCAGTCTGTCCTTCAGGGATAAGTACtggaggggaaaagaaaaagggaaaatgatCGTTGAACGGTAAAGTCCCCACCTTTCATTCTGTGCTGAGGACTGAAATGTACATTTCGATTAACTgacttaaaaaataataatgtgatcATAAGGACAACAACTACGACTCATCTTGCTCTCgggaaacaaatatttttaagtTTCACTATTTGTATTTCTAGATTATTTTGTAATatgttatttattaattttccaATTACACTGATAAGGACCTATAAGTCTAAAATAgagctaaacaaacaaaaacaaatctgtgttgtTATAGTTATAGATGGGTGAACAAAACACTCAAAATACATGACCACAAATCTATATAGGGTTTGGGGTTTAAAGTTCAAATCATtacatacacagacaaacatgtttCGCTGTGATTTTCTGTGTACAGCTGcataatcattttcttttaaaaaaacaaaatcctgtttTATCTGAATCCAAATTTAGTTTACAGTGAATGTTGTCCGTGTGCTTAAATAAGAGTTTCATAATCTCTAGAGTGAATCAGACAAACAGCTAAACTTGAAGTCCTATGTGGGTCCGAATAACTTCTGATTATTGATGgtatttattgttaaagtgtaaagttaGGGCAGGTCAGTgggagagtgaggagagagagggcatGCGGCAACCCGACAGTTCGTGAACGCACGCACTGGGGAAAGTTTTAACAGAATGAATGCTACTTCTTCGACCTTTTGTACTGACTTCTCTTCTGGGGCCACTGAATAAATTCTGCCTTGCACAGTCGAGGCAATTTTCTTTCAGCAGGAGACTGCCACTGCTGAATGACCGTAAGGAAACACTACATCTCCccctttctccgtctcacctTTTTCCTGCTTTCAATGGCCTGTTGAAGCCAGACCAGCTCCATGGTCAGCGTGTTTCTATGGAGACACAGGGCCTCCGGAGTGCGTGGCACCTCCTGAGCCAAGCAGTACTGCCGGGGACCTGAACAGGCGATGAGAACATTCAAAATGACTGGTAAGGTCTTCTCATTACACCAGATGTGAAACAATTATTATGGTTAAAATCTTTTTACTTCTCATCATGTTTTTTTGCTCCACTaaacaagtgaaaaaaacatcacactATGTTGAGAGATCCGAAATTGTCGAAAGTACTTTTTTGAGTGTTTGGTCAATTTTCTTGAGGCCATTTAAAAATGTAGACAGAGGTCACTGACTCATCTATAGCATAGTAAACTATTCAGGTATCTATTTTTCCAGTGCTTAGACACAATTTGTGTTAAAGCTTTATCAAATTATTTGTCAAtagactttatttaaaaatgttctagcttctaaaaaactaaaagttcTATGCTTTTCACTTTTATACATCTGTTCATTGCACATCATTGGTTTCTGTTCATTTGGCATAATCAAGCAATCGCTAGACATCTCCTTGAGTTCTTGGAAACTGTGATGTGCTTTTTcttcacacattttaatatgttaTAAGATTATGAAAATAATGAGGCCGACTCTCACCCTGGTGACAGTCACTGTGGTTCTCATCCAGCTCCAAACTGCTCCAGAGGGTGGTGGAGTCTCCTATGCTGTCCCCTGCCTCTTCATTTTGatctccctcctgctccccctgtCCAGGGCCCTCCACGTCTCCGTCACAGCCGCTGGAAAGATGGGTTGGGCCTTCTCTCTCCGCCTCTGTCTTCTTCAAAAGGAGAGTCtggtcttcctctctgtcccgCGATGGTGCTGTTCCCGATCTCTGAGGACAGGTGCCGACATCTAGTCCTGGATCTGAAGCCTTGCGGCTATGTCGTGGAAACGGGTCATCCTGATCAAACATGGACATTGAAAGTATGAGAAACTCATCAAAAAGCTGATGAACGCCCCTCTCGTCATAACAACTCCAGTTACTTACAGTGTCTGTGAAGTGAGGGATGGGGATAACCGTCCTCGTCCACTGCAGGTGCCTCAGACCTCCATCAATCTCTTTCACTATGTCCTCAAAGTCTTCACGTGCACGACCTACTTCCCGTCTCACCAGATATCCACGTGCACGAGCCTaatgagaagaggaggggagagcaCAACTTCAATTTAAAACTCACTTCAAGTAACTTTATTTAACCGTTTGCAACTTGCGTATCATGAGCcacacacaacatacaggaatcaaatacaacacacaacatatGTACATAAATAACTACGATATGTGGATCGTGTTGGTGGTCGTTAGTCTCTCTGCGGTTGCTACGTTTTCCAAGTCAATAGTGTttgttttggtagtttttccttgttgagggttaagaaccgAGGATGTCGCTGCTCGTTCATCCCCATGAGACAAAgtgtgatctgtgaatatgcgCTACACAAACAGAATTTGACTGATGGACGAGTGATAACTACAGACACTTGATGCTAAAGCAATAGCTAACACCAGCAGCTGATTTCGAAGGTTAGCTTAAGTAGCTAAGTACAGCCAGAAGTCCGTAGGTTTAAAGACGAAACTCGACTTTAGAAGCAGGTAAGTTATTTTACGTAGTTGACGTTGTTAcctgaaagtgtgtgagtgtcgtctcccacttcctcctctccattgCTATGGTAACGTGAAGGAGCGTGCTACGGAAAGCGGGAGAAGAAGTCAAACTGTTCATTTAGTTCCGGTgtcaaattgaaaaaataaaagtacctCGGTGCGGAATTTAACCGTCTGCGTAAACCGGTTGAGTATTTAGCAAATTGTATCAccgtaaacacacagaaattaCCGATTTACTATAAAAAACTGTGTTCAACTGACCGAAATGACTCCAGAATAGGACCGTCGTCATGTACGTGGTGGTTTATTTTGGAAAAGCGATAGCGGAAGTGACCCCGGGTTTGTTGTATATTCGGTTTGTGATGTTCCTGCTCCTCAGGTGTCGCTGTAAGTTTAAGTTTTTCGCCTCAAGTTAGCGAACATGAGCGCCGGCTCCAACCAGAGGACTTTGTTCCAGACGTGGGGCTCCGCTGCGCCCCAAAACAAATCCGCTCAACCGAGGAAAGATGGCGTGAAAGCCGCTGGACGGCGCAGGACTACCCCGAGCAACTCATCTCAGGTCCCCGCAACACTTCCTCCTCCCAACCCCCTGTGGACTGAGATCGGTCAGGGGTCCTCACACCCAGCCCAGACCCCAGCTCGGACAGAGGAGCCCTGtgcagatgaagatgacgacGACGATCTCATGGTGGTGGCTGTCTACGAGGCTGAGAGGAGCCTGCGACTTGACAGTGCGAACCCTCCCCAAGATGACAACCCTGCAGGAGCAGAGGTCAGTGCCCGGTCTCCAGACCCCTCAGCTGGGCAGACATACCCAGAGCTCCCCGGCTTTGACAGCTCCTCAGCTAAAGTGTGGATCTACCCCACCAACTACCCCCTCAGGGAGTACCAGCTGAAGATCTCAGAGGCGGCTCTGTTCCACAACACACTGGTGTGTCTGCCCACTGGTCTGGGGAAAACCTTCATAGCCTCTGTGGTCATGTACAACTTCTACCGCTGGTATCCATCGGGGAAGATCGTGTTCATGGCCCCCACCAAACCCCTGGTGGCACAACAGATCGAAGCCTGCCATAAAGTGATGGGGACCCCACAGGCCCACATGGCTGAGCTGACAGGTATAATATGTATAAAATGCAAACATCTATATTATCCTTAAAGGGATACTTCACCCCAAAATGAAAACTCACTCATTAACTACTCATCACTACGTCGATTGaggtggtgggtgaagtgtttgagtccataagACGCTTTTGGAGATTCAGGGGgttaaacagcgttgcagccaatttcaatacaattgaagtaaatggtgaccacttcttcaaacagaaaatcaacagaaataaaagcacaacattaCTTCATACTGCTactggatttggctgcagcgctgtttccccctgaaactccgaaagtgttttgtgtactcaaacacttcaaccaccacctccatcggcatagtgcttcattttttggtgaaccatccctttaaggTGTAACTAACAGGACAGGCTCTACCCACCCACAGGCAGCACAGCAGCcaagcagagacaggaggtgTGGAGGTCCAAgcgcctcttcttcctcacccCTCAGGTGATGGTGAACGATTTGTCCAGAGGCACGTGTCCAGCTCAGCAGGTGAAGTGTGTGGTGATCGATGAGGCCCACAAGGCTCTGGGCAACCACGCCTACTGCCAGGTACGCACGCTTCCCACTGATGAGCACAGCTTTCCTTTCTGTTCACTTTCATGTCAGTGCTGATaatattattgttgtattttactCTCAAAGTCAAATTTTCATAGTGAACCTGCAATAAACCCACATGGAAGTGATAGTCCTTCAAGAAAACTTCACTCTTGAAATGTACAGGTTGTCAACAATCTGTGGAAGCTGAAGTCAAACTTATGGAGCAGATTTTAACAATCCATCCTATATCTATTCTTCTTAATATCCAGATTTTCACAGTGCGAAAAGCATCTTGAACTCATTGTGAAActtgtattaatatataataggATTGGGTGATGTTTGCCAGGGAAGCTTTCCATGTATCCCTCTAGCTGCTAGAATACTATTGACTGGCAATAATACTGTATATAGATTTCATCAATGTAATTACTTACTTTGATTTGTCCGATTTCTCTTTCAATTGTTATCAATTCCACCAGCTCAGGTTAACTTTACCACCTGGTTACTTTATCCATGAACAGATTATTAATTGGTTTTTGAGGAATGCACTGCAATGTTAGTTATTGTCATATTGGAATATAAAATGACACATACCATATTAGAGGACTTGAGCTACTTGCcaacttgtgttttcttttgcagCGATGCCTCCTCAGGTTTGCATCGGAACACTTAGTTTATTAAATCTTCTATCCATTTATAAATGATGCCGGTAATGTCCTCCACTTACTCTTCTCTCTGACACTCAGGTGATCAGACAGCTCGGCAGCCAGACTCTGCAATTCCGCATCCTGGCCCTGAGCGCAACACCAGGTGGGGATACAAAGGTAAAAACAATCTACagttatttgattgtttttt
Proteins encoded in this window:
- the iqcc gene encoding IQ domain-containing protein C: MNSLTSSPAFRSTLLHVTIAMERRKWETTLTHFQARARGYLVRREVGRAREDFEDIVKEIDGGLRHLQWTRTVIPIPHFTDTDDPFPRHSRKASDPGLDVGTCPQRSGTAPSRDREEDQTLLLKKTEAEREGPTHLSSGCDGDVEGPGQGEQEGDQNEEAGDSIGDSTTLWSSLELDENHSDCHQGPRQYCLAQEVPRTPEALCLHRNTLTMELVWLQQAIESRKKYLSLKDRLTIS